A region of the bacterium genome:
TGACGTTCCTCGCCGCGGCCCTGGCCGTGCTCGCCTTCGCGGCCCTGCCCGCGGTGGCGGCCGACGAGCACGCCGCGGTTGAAGAGCACGCCGCGGCCGGCGAGCACGCCGAAGCGAGCGACCTCTACCACCTGCCGAACTTCATCAGCATCTTCTGGGGCGACCGGCTGGCCGGCGACCGGGCCGGCTACCTGGACCCGCTGTTCTCGGCGATCGCGGCGCTGATCATCATGACCGTGCTGCTGCGGGTGGCCTCGCGGCCCACCGACGAGCCGTCGCGCTTCCACGTGGCGATCGAGATGCTGGTCGACGGCCTGTACGGCCTGGTCGAGGGCGCGATCGGGCCGAGCGCGCGCCGCTACACGCCGTACCTCGGCACGCTGTTCATGTTCATCCTGATCAACAACTTCATGGGCCTGGTGCCGTTCCTGCACGCCTCGACCTCGAGCATCAACACGACCGTCTCGCTGGCGCTCTGCACCTTCCTGTACGTGCAGTTCATCGGCATCAAGGAGAACGGCCCGCTGGGCTACCTGCACCACCTGGCCGGTTCGCCGCGCAGCGGCCTGGAGTGGGGCTTCGTGCCCCTGATGTTCCCGCTGCACGTGCTCGGCGAGTTCATCAAGCCGCTGAGCCTGAGCCTGCGACTGTTCGGCAACATCATGGGCGAGGACAAGCTGCTGGCCGTGTTCG
Encoded here:
- the atpB gene encoding F0F1 ATP synthase subunit A produces the protein MTSKLKRLTFLAAALAVLAFAALPAVAADEHAAVEEHAAAGEHAEASDLYHLPNFISIFWGDRLAGDRAGYLDPLFSAIAALIIMTVLLRVASRPTDEPSRFHVAIEMLVDGLYGLVEGAIGPSARRYTPYLGTLFMFILINNFMGLVPFLHASTSSINTTVSLALCTFLYVQFIGIKENGPLGYLHHLAGSPRSGLEWGFVPLMFPLHVLGEFIKPLSLSLRLFGNIMGEDKLLAVFVVLGAGMLSFAHLPFGLPIQVPIMFLAMLTSTIQALVFTLLSTIYIALMLPHGEHEHAAAGHGH